CCTGGCGAGTTTGGGTCTGATCTTCCTGGGCTGCGGCGGTTCCCAGAAGTCGGCGCCTTATGTAGTCGGCGGCATCTTTTCCATCAGCGGCCCGGCCTCGTATCTCGGGGAGCCCGAACGGAATTCCATGGAGATGGTGGCAGAGGCAGTCAACGCCAAGGGGGGGATTAACGGCCACCCCTTGAAACTGGTGATTTATGACGACGAAGGCGATGTGACCAAGGCCCGCCTCCATGCCACCAAGCTGGCCCAGGACAAAGATGTCCTGGCCGTCATCGGCCCCAGCCTCACCCATACCTCCATGGCCGCCCTGGAAATCACCCAGAAGGCCAAAGTGCCTATGATTTCATGTGCTGCCGGCATCGGCATCACCGCTCCGGCCAAAGACCGCGTCTGGGTCTTCAAGACCGCCCAAACGGACCAGATGGCGGTAGACCGTATTTATCAATACCTGCAAAAGCAAAATCTTAATCAGGTGGCCATCCTCACCGTATCCACCGGTTTCGGGGTCTCAGGTAAAGAGCAACTTTTAGCCCTGGCGCCTAAGTACGGTATCCAGGTGGTGGCCCAGGAAGTCTTCGGCGAAAAAGACACCGACATGACCCCCCAACTCACCAAGCTCCGGGGCACTCCGGCCCAAGTGGTGATCTGTTGGGGCACCGGCCCGGCCCCGGCCCTGGTGGCCAAGAATATGAAACAGTTGGGGATTACCTTGCCCTTGATCCAGAGCCACGGCGCGGCCTCGAAGAAATTCATCGAGCTGGCCGGGGACGCGGGCGAAGGGATCATCATGCCCGCCGGCAAACTGGTGGTCTGGCAGCAGTTGCCCGATACCGATCCGCAGAAGGCCGTGTGTAAGGAATATGCCGAGAAGTATACAGCCAAGTTCAAAGCTCCGGAATCCAGTTTCGGAGGCTATGCCTATGACGCGATTCGGATGATGGATCAGACGTTGACCAAGGCCGGCAATGACCGGGACAAAATCCGCGCTGAGATTGAAGGCCTCAAAAACTTCGTGGGCATCAGCGGGATTTTCAACATGAGTCCCGAAGACCACAACGGTCTAACCCCGGCGGCGTTTGTCATGGTAAAGATCCACAGCGGCGGTTTCCAACTG
This DNA window, taken from Desulfobaccales bacterium, encodes the following:
- a CDS encoding ABC transporter substrate-binding protein; this translates as MKTKTILVGVTLALASLGLIFLGCGGSQKSAPYVVGGIFSISGPASYLGEPERNSMEMVAEAVNAKGGINGHPLKLVIYDDEGDVTKARLHATKLAQDKDVLAVIGPSLTHTSMAALEITQKAKVPMISCAAGIGITAPAKDRVWVFKTAQTDQMAVDRIYQYLQKQNLNQVAILTVSTGFGVSGKEQLLALAPKYGIQVVAQEVFGEKDTDMTPQLTKLRGTPAQVVICWGTGPAPALVAKNMKQLGITLPLIQSHGAASKKFIELAGDAGEGIIMPAGKLVVWQQLPDTDPQKAVCKEYAEKYTAKFKAPESSFGGYAYDAIRMMDQTLTKAGNDRDKIRAEIEGLKNFVGISGIFNMSPEDHNGLTPAAFVMVKIHSGGFQLID